The following are from one region of the Mannheimia granulomatis genome:
- a CDS encoding ABC transporter permease has protein sequence MKITNNHILSATILVLVILLAFFTNDFATIENIYDVVNNYSILMILACGLLVVLISGGIDISFPAITIISQYVMVTMIGKYDIGFLGIFIISSFIGILLGFINALFVNKMNVPSIIITISTLNIFYGGLLYFTKGVWLYDYPEWFTQEVLFFKQISQDGFEFGLSFQAIIAISSVLLTWLITHKLTIGRRIYALGGNQDATSRIGFNILFLHLFAYGYMGFMAGIAGIVQSYTVQSVAPDSLLGYELTVLAAVVLGGASLSGGKGTLLGTVMGVMLLAIIQNGLNLMNVSSYWQTIITGIIIILSISATALGQLKKQGV, from the coding sequence ATGAAAATCACTAATAATCATATTCTTTCTGCAACTATACTCGTTTTAGTAATTTTGCTTGCATTCTTTACCAATGACTTTGCAACTATTGAAAACATCTATGATGTGGTTAATAACTATTCAATACTAATGATTTTAGCCTGTGGGTTACTTGTTGTCCTTATTTCAGGAGGAATTGATATTTCATTTCCCGCCATAACTATCATTTCACAATATGTTATGGTAACAATGATAGGAAAATATGATATTGGTTTTTTAGGTATATTTATTATCTCATCTTTCATAGGTATTCTATTAGGCTTTATCAATGCCCTGTTTGTTAATAAGATGAATGTACCTTCCATTATTATTACCATTTCAACATTGAATATCTTTTATGGAGGGCTGCTGTATTTCACAAAAGGGGTATGGCTATACGATTATCCTGAATGGTTTACACAAGAAGTACTATTTTTCAAACAAATCTCTCAAGATGGATTTGAGTTTGGTCTTTCATTCCAAGCAATTATAGCTATTTCATCAGTATTATTGACTTGGTTAATTACCCATAAATTAACTATAGGTAGAAGAATTTATGCACTTGGTGGGAATCAAGATGCTACATCTCGAATTGGGTTTAATATTCTGTTTCTACATTTATTTGCTTATGGTTATATGGGGTTTATGGCCGGAATAGCAGGTATTGTACAATCTTATACCGTACAATCCGTTGCCCCTGACTCTCTCCTAGGTTATGAGTTAACCGTACTTGCAGCTGTCGTTTTAGGTGGAGCAAGCTTATCAGGGGGAAAAGGAACATTATTAGGAACAGTTATGGGAGTAATGCTGCTAGCAATCATTCAAAATGGCTTAAATTTAATGAATGTTTCCTCCTATTGGCAAACAATCATTACCGGTATCATTATTATCTTGAGTATTAGTGCTACTGCATTAGGGCAATTAAAAAAACAAGGAGTATAA
- a CDS encoding sugar ABC transporter ATP-binding protein, with protein sequence MAFISMANISKTFHGIKALNQVNLSLDYGEALCLAGQNGCGKSTLIKILSGVYQPDKGAEIKIGAATYSKLTPQESIAKGIQVIYQDLALFPNLTVAENIAINSHRKFGWVSQEEIHKVALNAIQSINADLDLNAVLEDIPIAQQQLVAICRALAQNARLLIMDEPTASLTAKEVQDLLKVVLKLKSKGISIIFISHKLQEVMGVSDAVLVLKNGNMIGQYPISEMDEKHLGFLMTGLEIEYKRLDLPDLSQRKTVLEVRNLTLSRQYENINFALREGEIIALTGLLGSGRTELCLSLFGITQPKSGEILLNGEKVIFKTNRDAIKNGIAYVSEDRMTTGLIMAESIHHNIISTIFHKICGRFNIIKSPTAYRHSQDLIDSLKIKVADSDLPVNTLSGGNAQRVSIAKWLAIDPKIIILDSPTIGVDIANKEGIFNIIKSLAQKGIAVIFVTDEVEEAYYNSHRVLVMKKGKIANELLPINATEKLIAEAIYENH encoded by the coding sequence ATGGCATTTATTTCCATGGCGAATATAAGCAAAACATTCCACGGTATAAAGGCATTAAATCAAGTGAACCTCTCTTTAGACTATGGAGAAGCTCTCTGCCTTGCCGGTCAAAATGGTTGTGGAAAATCAACGCTAATCAAAATCCTTTCCGGCGTCTATCAACCTGATAAAGGAGCTGAAATCAAAATTGGTGCGGCCACATATTCTAAATTAACGCCGCAAGAATCCATTGCAAAAGGGATTCAAGTTATCTATCAAGATCTAGCTCTATTTCCCAATTTAACAGTCGCAGAAAATATAGCAATAAACTCACACCGCAAGTTTGGCTGGGTAAGCCAGGAAGAGATTCACAAGGTGGCCTTAAATGCTATTCAGAGTATTAATGCAGATTTAGATCTTAATGCAGTTTTAGAAGATATACCCATCGCACAGCAACAATTAGTCGCTATTTGTCGTGCATTGGCACAAAACGCTCGTTTATTGATTATGGATGAGCCGACAGCATCTCTTACTGCTAAAGAAGTGCAAGATCTACTAAAAGTCGTACTCAAGTTAAAGAGCAAAGGTATTAGTATTATTTTTATCAGCCATAAATTACAAGAAGTAATGGGTGTATCTGATGCCGTTTTAGTACTTAAAAACGGCAATATGATTGGTCAATATCCTATTAGCGAGATGGATGAGAAACATTTAGGATTCTTAATGACCGGATTAGAAATCGAATACAAGCGGTTAGATTTGCCCGATCTTTCGCAAAGAAAAACTGTACTGGAAGTACGTAACTTAACATTATCTCGCCAATATGAAAATATAAATTTTGCATTACGAGAGGGGGAAATTATTGCTTTAACCGGCTTACTAGGGTCAGGGCGTACGGAACTATGCCTTAGCTTATTCGGGATTACTCAGCCTAAATCTGGTGAAATCTTATTAAATGGAGAAAAAGTCATATTTAAAACGAATCGTGATGCAATCAAAAATGGGATTGCTTATGTGTCGGAAGATAGAATGACAACCGGCTTAATAATGGCAGAATCCATTCATCACAATATCATATCTACTATTTTTCATAAGATCTGTGGTAGGTTTAATATTATTAAATCCCCAACGGCGTATCGACATAGTCAAGATCTGATTGACTCACTAAAAATTAAAGTGGCGGATTCTGATTTGCCGGTAAATACCCTTTCAGGGGGAAACGCTCAACGGGTTTCTATTGCAAAATGGCTGGCAATTGATCCTAAAATTATCATTTTAGATTCTCCAACAATTGGCGTAGATATTGCTAATAAAGAGGGGATATTCAATATCATTAAATCACTAGCACAGAAAGGTATCGCTGTTATCTTTGTTACTGATGAAGTGGAAGAAGCATATTACAACAGCCATAGGGTACTTGTAATGAAAAAAGGTAAGATAGCGAACGAACTTTTACCTATTAATGCAACAGAAAAATTGATTGCGGAGGCCATCTATGAAAATCACTAA
- a CDS encoding xylulokinase yields the protein MQNEKQLIEQGNIVIGIELGSTRVKAVLIGPDGTILATGGADWENRLIDGVWTYHQHEVWEKLQAAYIDLTKTVKEKYHAIIRNAKALGISAMMHGYLPFDKQGKQLVPFRTWRNNITLEASEKLTELFQYPIPQRWSIAHLYQALLNNEPHLNEVNHITTLSGYVHWQLTGEKVLGIGDASGMFPIDTNSLSYNKKMLSQFSQYISQFNMPWQLEEILPKVLVAGEFAGKLTEKGARLLDPSGNLQAGIPLCPPEGDAGTGMIATNCIKEKTGNISAGTSAFAMIVLEKMLSKVYSELDIVTTPAGKLVAMAHANNCTSDINAWVKLFGECLETFGVNIYTEELYEMLFLQALQGDADCGGLLSYGFHSGEHNVGLSEGCPIFLHPTKSHFNLANFMRVHLYTSFGAMKLGMDILINQEKVEISRILGHGGIFKTEGVAQKILASALNIPLATASTASNGGAWGIALLANFLEVSDSYNLENYLDKQIFNTTNLNLIQPDKAITEGYERFMQRYITGIPIVEKALYLNHS from the coding sequence ATGCAAAATGAAAAACAACTAATTGAACAAGGTAATATAGTCATTGGAATTGAATTAGGATCAACTCGTGTCAAAGCTGTATTGATTGGTCCAGATGGTACAATTTTAGCAACTGGCGGCGCCGATTGGGAAAATCGGCTGATTGACGGAGTTTGGACATACCATCAACACGAAGTATGGGAGAAACTCCAAGCAGCGTATATAGATTTAACCAAAACAGTGAAAGAAAAATACCATGCTATTATTCGTAATGCAAAAGCATTAGGAATTAGTGCAATGATGCATGGCTATTTGCCTTTTGATAAACAAGGAAAACAGCTCGTTCCTTTTAGAACTTGGCGAAATAACATTACCTTAGAAGCATCTGAAAAATTAACGGAGCTTTTCCAATATCCAATTCCTCAACGTTGGAGTATTGCTCATTTGTATCAAGCTCTATTAAACAATGAACCGCATTTAAATGAGGTTAATCATATCACTACATTATCTGGTTACGTTCACTGGCAACTCACTGGAGAAAAAGTATTAGGAATTGGTGATGCCTCAGGAATGTTTCCGATTGATACAAATTCTCTCTCCTACAACAAAAAGATGCTTTCTCAGTTTTCACAATATATTTCTCAATTTAATATGCCTTGGCAGCTGGAAGAGATCCTACCCAAAGTGTTAGTTGCAGGTGAGTTTGCTGGCAAATTAACCGAAAAAGGAGCTAGATTACTTGATCCAAGTGGCAATTTACAAGCAGGAATCCCTCTATGTCCTCCAGAGGGAGATGCTGGTACAGGTATGATTGCAACTAATTGTATTAAAGAAAAAACGGGAAATATTTCAGCAGGAACATCTGCATTTGCAATGATAGTGCTAGAAAAAATGCTGTCAAAAGTTTATTCAGAGTTAGATATTGTTACAACTCCCGCAGGAAAATTGGTTGCTATGGCACACGCCAATAACTGTACATCTGACATTAATGCTTGGGTTAAATTATTTGGAGAGTGCTTAGAGACTTTTGGAGTCAATATATATACAGAAGAATTATATGAGATGTTATTCCTACAGGCATTACAAGGTGATGCTGATTGTGGAGGGCTACTCTCCTATGGTTTTCACTCTGGAGAACATAATGTCGGTTTATCTGAAGGTTGTCCTATATTCTTACATCCAACAAAATCCCATTTCAATTTAGCTAACTTTATGCGAGTTCACCTCTATACTTCATTCGGAGCAATGAAGTTGGGGATGGATATTTTGATCAATCAAGAGAAAGTAGAAATTTCTCGTATTTTAGGGCATGGTGGTATTTTCAAAACCGAAGGTGTTGCACAAAAAATCTTAGCATCTGCCCTGAATATACCACTTGCAACAGCAAGCACTGCCTCAAATGGAGGAGCTTGGGGGATTGCGTTGCTTGCAAACTTCCTAGAAGTTTCTGATAGCTATAATTTGGAGAATTATCTAGACAAACAGATATTCAATACCACCAATCTGAATCTTATTCAACCAGATAAAGCAATAACTGAAGGATATGAACGTTTTATGCAGAGATACATAACTGGTATTCCTATCGTAGAGAAAGCACTTTATCTTAATCATTCATGA
- the araC gene encoding arabinose operon transcriptional regulator AraC, whose translation MYKNLSLLSPSPSFDFELVSGLTQCEKGNYLDSVVNKQGMKGYMLQLTTFGSGTIYDGKNTFNVDRGQLLLFSPNVIQNYQRHSEASYWHYKWIYFLPNPKWNKWLNWSNREAGIGRIKINDNRYFQEISQLFSKINLELKSSHFFKEDLATTLLEYLLMKCIFAEKIEIIPAIDQRILNVCDLILSNLARNDSIEYIAEKVFLSSSRLSHLFKDSLGISLVQWRELQRIAESKKLLYFSNISILNIAKSLGYEDPLYFSKIFKKHTGLSPSEFRTIERRKDNEV comes from the coding sequence ATGTACAAGAATCTTTCTCTACTCTCTCCAAGTCCCTCATTTGACTTCGAGTTAGTCTCTGGATTGACTCAATGCGAAAAAGGGAATTATCTTGATTCTGTTGTCAATAAGCAAGGTATGAAAGGCTATATGTTGCAACTGACAACTTTTGGTAGTGGTACAATTTATGACGGCAAAAATACATTTAATGTGGACCGTGGACAACTTCTTCTCTTTTCTCCGAATGTGATTCAGAATTACCAACGCCATTCTGAGGCTTCATATTGGCACTATAAGTGGATCTATTTTTTACCGAATCCTAAATGGAATAAATGGTTAAATTGGTCTAATAGAGAAGCAGGGATTGGTCGCATAAAAATTAATGATAATCGATATTTCCAAGAAATCAGTCAGCTCTTCTCTAAAATTAATCTCGAATTAAAGTCCAGCCATTTTTTTAAAGAAGACTTGGCTACTACTCTGTTGGAATATTTATTGATGAAGTGTATTTTTGCAGAGAAAATTGAGATTATACCGGCAATCGATCAACGTATTCTTAATGTTTGTGATTTAATTCTATCCAATTTAGCTCGGAATGACAGTATAGAATACATAGCAGAGAAAGTATTTTTATCCTCCTCTCGGTTATCGCACTTGTTTAAAGATTCTTTAGGTATTAGTTTAGTGCAATGGAGAGAACTGCAGCGGATTGCAGAATCAAAAAAACTATTATATTTCTCCAACATTTCAATATTAAATATAGCTAAATCATTGGGTTATGAAGACCCTTTGTATTTTTCTAAGATCTTCAAAAAGCATACCGGATTATCCCCCTCTGAATTTAGAACTATCGAAAGACGTAAAGATAACGAAGTGTGA
- the qatD gene encoding Qat anti-phage system TatD family nuclease QatD — protein sequence MMDMHCHLDLYTNPQYVVKRCQDENLYVLSVTTTPKAWYGTSLLAKDCPRIRTALGLHPQLAHERWQELELFDSLLNQTRYVGEIGLDGGKEFKAYWETQLKVFRHILRSSAKAGGKILSVHSRMSTNTVLDELSQINDNLPILHWFSGTKQQLKRAIEMGCYFSVGPAMLRGKKGYELVQVIPKEKILIETDGPFGTFQEQILYPWNVDIAVSMLADIWGMNNLEAENNLKQNLFNLVSKNI from the coding sequence ATGATGGATATGCATTGTCATTTGGATTTATACACCAATCCACAATATGTTGTGAAACGATGCCAAGATGAAAATCTTTATGTCTTATCTGTTACAACTACACCCAAAGCATGGTATGGCACAAGTTTATTGGCGAAAGATTGCCCTCGTATTCGTACGGCTTTGGGATTACACCCACAATTGGCTCATGAGCGTTGGCAGGAGTTGGAATTGTTTGATTCCTTATTAAACCAAACTCGCTATGTAGGTGAAATTGGTTTAGATGGAGGAAAAGAGTTTAAGGCATATTGGGAAACTCAATTAAAGGTTTTTCGCCATATTTTAAGAAGCTCGGCAAAAGCTGGTGGAAAAATATTAAGTGTACATTCTAGAATGAGTACAAATACTGTACTAGATGAATTAAGTCAAATAAATGATAACTTACCAATTCTTCATTGGTTTTCAGGCACCAAACAGCAGTTAAAACGAGCGATTGAAATGGGGTGCTATTTTTCTGTAGGACCTGCAATGTTAAGAGGTAAAAAGGGTTATGAATTGGTTCAAGTAATACCAAAAGAAAAGATATTAATTGAAACAGATGGGCCTTTTGGCACTTTTCAAGAACAAATTTTATATCCTTGGAATGTTGATATTGCCGTTTCAATGTTAGCGGATATTTGGGGTATGAATAATTTAGAAGCTGAAAACAATCTTAAACAGAATTTATTCAATCTTGTTTCTAAAAATATTTAA
- a CDS encoding ABC transporter permease has product MKRKIDHTIFYLLALFTIAVIIFSLLIPEIFWSVSNFQSMASQIPILGILTLAMALPMLTGGINLSIIASMNACSLIIAYFITQHNGISWLVMSVILSLLCALVIGLLNGTLIAIIRVSPILATLGTMTLINGINILVTNGSTIANFPDSILNIGASTFLWIPTPILVFLVLAGLIWCFLEKTSIGKAIYFIGNNEKATYYSGINTKKVLILVYIISSVLCVFAAILMMSKLNSAKASYGDSYLLISILAAVLGGINPDGGKGKLIGIMLALILLQVIESGLNMLGISSYITMILWGSLLLLFIFLQKNHIFLLKH; this is encoded by the coding sequence ATGAAAAGAAAAATTGATCACACTATTTTTTATCTATTGGCTCTTTTTACTATTGCTGTGATTATTTTTAGTCTTTTAATTCCAGAGATCTTCTGGTCTGTCAGTAATTTCCAGTCAATGGCATCTCAAATCCCTATACTAGGTATTCTAACACTTGCAATGGCATTACCAATGCTAACAGGTGGAATAAATCTTTCTATTATTGCCAGTATGAATGCTTGTTCGCTAATTATTGCTTATTTTATTACGCAGCATAACGGTATTTCTTGGTTAGTTATGTCGGTTATCTTAAGCCTATTATGTGCATTAGTTATCGGTTTACTTAATGGCACACTGATTGCTATTATTCGAGTTTCACCGATTTTAGCCACATTAGGTACAATGACATTAATTAACGGAATTAATATATTAGTAACAAATGGCTCTACAATTGCAAATTTTCCTGACAGTATCTTAAATATTGGTGCGTCTACATTTCTATGGATTCCTACACCTATTTTAGTATTTTTAGTGCTTGCAGGACTTATATGGTGTTTCCTAGAAAAAACATCTATTGGCAAAGCGATCTATTTCATTGGCAATAATGAGAAAGCGACCTATTACTCAGGTATTAATACGAAAAAGGTACTCATTTTAGTCTATATTATCTCATCTGTACTTTGTGTATTTGCTGCTATTCTAATGATGTCAAAACTCAATTCAGCAAAAGCCTCTTATGGTGATTCTTACTTACTGATCTCTATTCTTGCCGCTGTACTAGGTGGCATAAATCCAGATGGTGGCAAAGGAAAGCTCATAGGGATTATGCTAGCTCTTATCTTACTTCAAGTCATTGAAAGTGGATTAAATATGCTTGGTATTAGCAGTTACATTACAATGATCTTGTGGGGCAGTCTATTGCTACTGTTTATCTTCTTACAAAAAAATCATATTTTCCTATTAAAACATTAA
- a CDS encoding NACHT domain-containing protein, with protein MNYISRILHTENKEFTETELLSLNQKVIIVLAEPGAGKSCLLEKLATSLGVQKSTANIFIHLNPEKSSCIVIDAFDELVKVDQSAATKVLVMAKNTSADRIIFSSRSSEWSESYTRTCKTLFGEEPLILYLKPLNQQEQKEIFSSCYPKENAEKFLQESQKIELTPLLSNPLFLKLFAKAYIENNQHFESRYSAFKLSIEGLAKEANPSYSSTLSSTRKIDLVEDIFCKLMLSGSEGIGVDDISSNLFFPNLKDLNKDLNITQILSTQFFIPGEATGQHRPVHRIVAEYCAGNYLAKRLTAMTNRLSLNKILSIIAPNNVVRDELRGLFAWIAVLSENQQIQKRLINLDPYAILANGDPSLLLPGSKRTLLSRLKDLNQEDPYFTRHDIWRNFSISDFFLMI; from the coding sequence ATGAACTATATTTCTAGAATTTTACATACAGAGAATAAAGAATTCACAGAAACTGAATTATTATCACTCAATCAAAAAGTGATCATAGTGCTTGCTGAACCAGGTGCTGGAAAAAGTTGCTTGCTGGAGAAATTAGCAACATCCTTAGGTGTTCAGAAAAGTACCGCAAATATATTTATTCATTTAAACCCAGAAAAAAGCTCTTGTATTGTTATTGATGCATTTGATGAATTAGTTAAAGTTGATCAATCTGCTGCAACTAAAGTGCTTGTTATGGCAAAAAATACATCAGCTGACAGAATTATTTTTTCTAGTCGCTCTAGTGAATGGTCTGAAAGCTATACTAGAACTTGTAAAACTCTTTTCGGGGAAGAACCTTTAATACTTTATTTAAAGCCACTTAACCAACAAGAACAAAAAGAAATTTTTAGTTCATGCTATCCAAAAGAAAATGCAGAAAAATTTTTACAGGAATCACAAAAGATTGAATTAACGCCCCTATTATCCAATCCATTATTTTTAAAACTATTCGCTAAAGCTTATATTGAGAATAATCAACACTTTGAAAGTAGATATTCTGCCTTTAAACTTTCTATTGAAGGATTAGCAAAGGAAGCTAATCCAAGTTATTCCTCTACATTATCTTCTACAAGAAAAATTGATTTAGTTGAAGATATTTTTTGTAAATTAATGCTATCTGGCTCAGAAGGTATTGGTGTTGACGATATATCATCTAATTTATTTTTTCCAAATTTAAAGGATTTAAATAAAGATCTAAATATCACACAAATTTTATCTACACAATTTTTTATTCCTGGGGAGGCTACTGGACAGCATAGACCTGTTCATAGAATTGTTGCAGAATATTGTGCGGGCAACTATCTCGCGAAGAGGCTTACAGCAATGACGAATCGTTTATCATTGAATAAGATTTTATCTATTATTGCGCCTAATAATGTTGTCAGAGATGAATTACGTGGTTTATTTGCGTGGATAGCTGTACTATCAGAGAATCAACAAATTCAGAAGAGACTAATAAACTTAGATCCTTATGCTATTTTAGCAAATGGAGATCCATCCTTACTTCTTCCTGGTTCAAAAAGAACACTATTATCAAGATTAAAAGACTTAAATCAAGAGGATCCGTATTTTACTCGTCATGATATATGGAGAAACTTTAGTATTTCTGATTTTTTTCTGATGATATGA
- a CDS encoding substrate-binding domain-containing protein — MKKPTLKHALFSSILALSCYSSALANDVVNISKIDGMPWFNRMAEGVLQAGKDNNINAYQVGPSNTDAPQQVKLIEDLIAKKVSAISIVPNDANALEPVLKKAKQNGIVVLTNESVGQPSADWDIEIIDNAQFAADYVEEVAKTMEGKGGYVIYVGGLTVPQHNLWADLFVKYQKEHYPNMFEVTSRMPVAENINDARRTTIDLVKAHTDLKAVVSFGSQGPIGAGLAVKEKRLKNKLSVFGMMIPSQAANLIRSGDITMGITYDPANAGYALAAVAAKVLKGEKIEDGLEIPNVGKAKVDTEKKLLQFHNVLKVTKDNIDNLY, encoded by the coding sequence ATGAAAAAACCAACATTAAAACACGCATTATTTTCCAGTATCTTAGCATTAAGTTGCTATAGCTCAGCACTTGCAAATGATGTAGTCAATATTTCTAAAATTGACGGTATGCCTTGGTTTAATAGAATGGCTGAGGGGGTTCTCCAAGCAGGTAAAGATAACAATATCAATGCCTATCAAGTTGGTCCTTCCAACACAGATGCACCACAGCAAGTGAAATTAATTGAGGACTTAATCGCTAAAAAAGTCAGTGCGATTTCCATCGTTCCAAATGATGCGAACGCTCTAGAGCCAGTACTGAAAAAAGCAAAACAAAATGGCATTGTTGTTTTAACAAATGAGTCTGTTGGTCAACCAAGTGCAGATTGGGATATCGAGATTATCGATAATGCTCAATTTGCTGCTGATTATGTTGAAGAAGTTGCCAAAACAATGGAAGGTAAAGGCGGATATGTTATTTATGTTGGAGGTTTGACGGTTCCTCAACATAATTTATGGGCGGATCTATTTGTTAAATACCAAAAAGAACATTATCCAAATATGTTTGAAGTTACCAGTAGAATGCCGGTTGCGGAAAATATCAATGATGCTCGCCGTACCACAATTGATTTAGTGAAAGCCCACACAGACCTAAAAGCTGTTGTGTCTTTTGGCTCACAAGGCCCTATCGGTGCAGGGTTAGCAGTTAAAGAAAAACGCCTGAAAAATAAATTAAGTGTTTTCGGTATGATGATCCCATCTCAAGCTGCTAATTTAATTAGAAGTGGCGATATTACAATGGGAATTACCTATGATCCTGCTAATGCAGGTTATGCCCTTGCCGCTGTTGCAGCAAAAGTATTAAAAGGCGAAAAAATCGAAGATGGCTTAGAAATCCCTAATGTCGGTAAAGCTAAAGTGGATACAGAGAAAAAATTACTCCAATTCCACAATGTACTTAAAGTAACTAAAGATAATATCGACAACTTATATTAA